One Microlunatus soli genomic window carries:
- a CDS encoding SDR family NAD(P)-dependent oxidoreductase yields the protein MTERIKTPFGFSSTTDEVLAGVHLNGKRAIVTGGYAGLGYETARALAGAGASVTIAGRKPSAVDSAVTKIIAATGNPTVDGLVLDLADLDSVATATAEWAGPLDILINNAGVMAIPKLTPSRQGHELQFAVNFLGHFALTVGLRDALAAAPDARIVNLSSNAHLYSPPVFGDLDYNFRGYHPLAAYAEAKAAMVLFAVEADRRWAADGIRANACNPGAIATGLQQHTGGLQTPVERRKTVEQGAATSVLLAASPLLNDIGGRYFEDVAEAEVRHRAPGGFGTGVAAFALDHRYSELLFELALELIN from the coding sequence GTGCTCGCCGGCGTGCACCTGAACGGGAAACGCGCCATTGTGACCGGCGGCTACGCCGGCCTCGGCTACGAGACGGCCCGGGCGCTCGCGGGCGCCGGGGCCTCGGTGACCATCGCCGGCCGCAAGCCGTCGGCCGTCGACTCGGCGGTCACCAAGATCATCGCGGCCACCGGCAATCCGACCGTCGACGGCCTGGTCCTCGATCTCGCCGACCTCGATTCGGTCGCGACAGCCACCGCCGAGTGGGCGGGCCCCTTGGACATCTTGATCAACAATGCCGGCGTGATGGCGATCCCGAAGCTCACCCCCAGCAGGCAGGGCCATGAGCTGCAGTTCGCGGTGAACTTCCTCGGCCACTTCGCCCTGACGGTCGGCCTGCGGGACGCTCTCGCCGCGGCGCCGGACGCGCGGATCGTCAATCTGAGCTCGAATGCGCACCTCTACTCGCCGCCGGTCTTCGGCGATCTCGATTACAACTTCCGTGGTTATCATCCTCTGGCGGCCTACGCCGAGGCCAAGGCCGCAATGGTGTTGTTCGCCGTCGAAGCCGATCGGCGATGGGCCGCGGACGGGATCCGCGCCAACGCCTGCAACCCCGGCGCCATTGCCACCGGACTGCAGCAGCACACCGGCGGCCTGCAGACACCGGTCGAGCGCCGCAAGACCGTCGAGCAGGGTGCCGCGACCTCGGTCCTGCTGGCGGCTTCGCCGCTGCTCAACGACATCGGCGGCCGATACTTCGAGGACGTCGCCGAGGCCGAGGTCCGTCATCGGGCGCCAGGCGGGTTCGGTACCGGTGTCGCCGCTTTCGCCCTTGATCATCGGTACTCCGAACTGCTCTTCGAGCTCGCACTCGAGTTGATCAACTAG